Proteins from a genomic interval of Coraliomargarita sinensis:
- a CDS encoding Gfo/Idh/MocA family protein, producing the protein MASKQPLKVGMVGGGGGAFIANPHQKAIHFDGTRKVHSVALHPDPKVAMEEAENWPYPVKGYESYDQMIEAQKDLPEEERLDYIVVVTPNFVHFDPSYKALEAGIPVICEKPLTLKLEESDKLVAKAKEKNIPFAVAYTYVGHWTSWFSRFIVQSGLLGEIRWVDSSYMQGWLADKLEDTGQQQASWRTDPKQAGASGAGGDIGSHALEQLRFVTGLDVTEVSAHCECMVPGRPIDDHFTVYGKLSNGGRCLVRASQISHGSKNDLGIVVIGTKGTLKWRQEDAEAVTICLPGQPDRTYYRACVEANDGFLGDVPQWLLDEPTIPFGHVEAFHDAYARLHREFEKDVRAWKAGEEWSSDGSRYANVDDGRMGLAFIDAAVTSHKNNNEWTKVDLG; encoded by the coding sequence ATGGCATCCAAACAACCACTCAAAGTCGGTATGGTTGGCGGCGGAGGCGGCGCTTTCATCGCCAACCCCCACCAGAAAGCAATTCACTTCGACGGAACCCGTAAGGTGCATTCCGTGGCCCTGCATCCCGATCCCAAGGTCGCGATGGAGGAAGCGGAGAACTGGCCGTATCCGGTAAAAGGATACGAAAGCTATGATCAAATGATCGAAGCGCAGAAGGATCTGCCGGAAGAGGAGCGTCTCGATTACATCGTCGTCGTGACGCCCAACTTCGTGCACTTCGATCCCTCCTACAAGGCGCTCGAAGCAGGTATCCCCGTTATTTGTGAAAAGCCGCTGACACTGAAGCTTGAAGAGTCCGACAAGCTCGTGGCCAAAGCCAAGGAGAAGAACATTCCCTTCGCGGTGGCCTACACCTATGTCGGGCACTGGACGAGCTGGTTCAGCCGCTTCATCGTACAGAGCGGGCTTCTCGGCGAGATCCGCTGGGTCGACAGTTCTTACATGCAGGGCTGGCTGGCCGATAAGCTGGAAGACACCGGTCAGCAACAGGCGTCCTGGCGCACCGACCCCAAACAGGCCGGCGCATCCGGTGCCGGTGGCGACATCGGCAGCCACGCGCTGGAACAACTGCGCTTTGTCACCGGTCTGGATGTGACGGAAGTTTCCGCGCACTGTGAGTGCATGGTGCCGGGCCGTCCGATCGACGACCATTTCACGGTTTACGGCAAGCTCTCCAACGGCGGTCGCTGCCTGGTGCGTGCGTCCCAGATTTCCCACGGTTCCAAGAATGATCTCGGCATCGTCGTGATCGGCACCAAGGGTACGCTCAAGTGGCGTCAGGAAGATGCCGAGGCGGTTACCATTTGCCTGCCCGGTCAACCGGACCGCACCTATTACCGGGCCTGTGTCGAGGCCAACGACGGCTTCCTCGGCGATGTCCCGCAGTGGTTGCTCGACGAGCCAACGATTCCGTTCGGTCACGTCGAAGCGTTCCACGATGCTTACGCGCGACTCCACCGTGAATTCGAAAAAGACGTCCGCGCATGGAAGGCCGGCGAAGAGTGGAG
- a CDS encoding MFS transporter: MEHSKNDKIVFWGCFIALITTSMAFIMRADLINSGIWANEFGLDKVQSGVLFGAGIWPFAISIILFSLIIDRVGYKFAMLFSFGCYTVFGALALIAYGLVDGASPENLEAARSSAWNYLYWGSVVLGLGNGTVEAFINPVVATLFKDEKSKWLNILHAGWPAGLVFGGILFIVLGSAIEADWRVLIAFMFAPALVYLVMLLKAKFPVNERVAAGSSYKEMLGELGVVGALVAFTLIFFQLGQVIPNWPGWLTWVLIIVSVGGFGAYCRKLGDPLLICLVIIMMPLAITELGTDGAISGLMAGPLQEMGWSPTLVLIYTSAIMMVLRFNAGPVIQKMTPLGLLMACSAVAIIGLYLLSFAHGLIFIFAAATIYGVAKSYFWPTMLGTVAEQTPKGGALTLNAIAGIGMLCVGIIGSPIIGYFQESSANKAISEEMPEVHDAIVEEKDFELGGYSIAKYTAVSQLGVSALPEEQSAQATVIQEKANQSSLAKITIFPAFMLLSYIALFLYFKSKGGYKPKVLGSAKPDPNEETAF, encoded by the coding sequence ATGGAACATAGTAAAAACGACAAGATAGTATTCTGGGGCTGCTTTATTGCCCTAATCACCACCTCGATGGCCTTTATTATGCGCGCTGACTTAATCAACAGCGGCATTTGGGCGAACGAGTTCGGCTTGGATAAAGTCCAGTCCGGTGTCCTCTTCGGCGCTGGAATTTGGCCCTTCGCCATAAGTATCATTCTTTTCAGTCTGATTATCGACCGTGTCGGTTACAAGTTTGCCATGCTCTTTAGTTTTGGCTGCTACACCGTTTTCGGGGCGCTCGCTTTAATCGCCTACGGCTTGGTTGACGGGGCCTCTCCGGAAAACCTCGAAGCGGCTCGGAGTAGCGCTTGGAATTACCTCTACTGGGGATCGGTTGTCCTCGGACTTGGCAATGGCACGGTCGAGGCATTCATCAACCCGGTGGTTGCGACACTATTCAAAGACGAAAAATCGAAATGGCTGAACATTCTTCATGCCGGATGGCCGGCCGGTCTGGTTTTCGGGGGTATCCTCTTCATTGTGCTCGGTAGTGCGATCGAAGCGGACTGGCGTGTGCTCATTGCATTTATGTTTGCACCAGCACTGGTCTACTTGGTTATGCTGTTGAAAGCAAAGTTTCCGGTTAACGAACGTGTGGCCGCTGGCTCCAGCTACAAAGAAATGCTGGGCGAACTGGGTGTCGTCGGTGCGCTCGTGGCCTTCACGCTTATCTTTTTTCAACTGGGTCAGGTGATCCCCAATTGGCCGGGATGGCTCACCTGGGTGCTCATCATTGTCAGCGTAGGTGGCTTTGGAGCTTATTGCCGCAAGCTGGGCGATCCTCTTTTGATTTGTCTGGTTATCATTATGATGCCCCTGGCGATCACAGAGCTGGGAACTGATGGTGCAATTTCCGGACTCATGGCTGGTCCATTGCAGGAAATGGGCTGGAGCCCGACGCTCGTCCTTATTTACACATCCGCTATTATGATGGTACTCCGCTTCAACGCCGGTCCTGTTATTCAAAAAATGACCCCTCTCGGTCTGCTGATGGCGTGCTCTGCAGTAGCTATTATTGGTCTTTACCTTCTGTCATTCGCGCATGGCTTGATCTTCATCTTCGCGGCAGCCACGATTTACGGGGTAGCTAAAAGTTACTTTTGGCCTACGATGCTCGGCACGGTAGCGGAGCAGACGCCAAAGGGAGGTGCCCTGACACTTAATGCAATCGCCGGTATTGGTATGCTTTGTGTCGGGATTATCGGCAGCCCTATTATTGGATATTTCCAGGAAAGTTCGGCCAACAAAGCTATTTCCGAGGAAATGCCTGAGGTGCATGACGCGATTGTTGAGGAGAAGGACTTCGAGCTTGGCGGGTATTCAATTGCAAAATACACTGCCGTCAGTCAGCTGGGAGTCTCTGCTCTGCCGGAAGAGCAAAGTGCACAGGCAACAGTGATCCAGGAAAAGGCCAACCAGTCATCGTTGGCGAAAATTACCATATTCCCGGCCTTCATGCTGTTGAGCTACATCGCTCTGTTCCTATACTTTAAAAGCAAAGGCGGCTACAAGCCGAAGGTGCTGGGAAGTGCCAAGCCTGATCCGAACGAAGAAACCGCATTTTAA
- a CDS encoding AraC family transcriptional regulator — MEPTPQDSDHPVNVQKTFFDALAPGEWIAELFGTVPGAYFFVKDRKSRFMGGSQDFARTLGESRIEAMIGKTDYDYSPDFLADAFFEDDQRVMNTGESIFNQIELVPSADGSLDWLCTSKLPLRNKLGEVVGMAGVARIISDSDAVYADNPEMRRIVDYVRAHYREKLSVADMARVGGISVSSQERLFRKTFGLTPLMYLRKTRLNAACKLLRDSEVGLSDIAVQCGFNDQTNMTRAFRLELKITPLRYRRRFSSQNNQTSQRGYLNSEARVHAFAHS, encoded by the coding sequence ATGGAGCCAACACCCCAAGACAGCGATCACCCGGTGAATGTTCAGAAAACATTCTTTGACGCTTTGGCACCGGGTGAATGGATAGCGGAACTCTTCGGTACCGTGCCGGGCGCCTACTTCTTTGTGAAGGACCGGAAAAGCCGATTCATGGGGGGGAGTCAGGATTTTGCCCGGACTTTGGGCGAAAGTCGCATCGAAGCCATGATTGGCAAAACAGACTACGATTACAGTCCGGACTTTCTGGCCGATGCATTTTTTGAAGATGACCAGAGGGTAATGAACACCGGCGAGTCGATTTTTAATCAAATCGAGCTCGTGCCTTCTGCCGACGGCTCCCTGGACTGGCTCTGCACCTCAAAACTTCCCCTTCGTAACAAGCTGGGAGAAGTGGTTGGGATGGCAGGCGTGGCCCGGATTATCAGTGATTCAGATGCGGTCTATGCCGATAACCCGGAAATGCGCCGCATCGTGGACTATGTGCGTGCGCATTACCGTGAAAAATTATCGGTGGCAGACATGGCCCGGGTGGGGGGGATTTCCGTGAGTTCCCAGGAGCGCCTTTTTCGCAAGACCTTCGGCCTGACCCCGCTCATGTATCTTCGCAAGACCCGCTTGAATGCCGCCTGCAAACTATTGCGTGATTCCGAGGTCGGTCTTTCCGATATCGCGGTGCAATGCGGTTTTAATGACCAGACCAATATGACACGCGCATTTCGGCTCGAATTAAAAATTACACCGTTGCGCTACCGGCGTCGCTTCAGTAGCCAAAATAATCAAACATCGCAGCGCGGTTATCTCAACAGCGAAGCCCGCGTCCATGCCTTTGCCCATTCTTAA
- a CDS encoding Gfo/Idh/MocA family protein — protein MNTEVTSTLSRRDFITKGAAGAGLMMGAPSILKAGPAGTADDPVRVGFIGCGKQHEVLFNAMVNIPGIKYVAAADIMKDRLGRTFGAIRGRFDTSIKRYLSVEEMLEKEADNMDAVFVATPDFWHAPHTVMALEAGVHVYCEKMMSNTLEGARSMVDAMDRTGKLCQIGHQRRSNPRYQFTLEELIKKHKICGQIININGQWNRALSSSQDIVSKPSILPEADVLREAGFNNGTDKKLTQEELRHRFLNWRFYKALSGGPISDLGAHQIDIFNWFLDARPTSVMASGGRSYFKDREHFDNVMCVFDYETPQGNARAFYQVLTTTSAGGGYYESFMGTDGTIEISEREAYTNIYKESGADGAKWDELVSRGYLKKEAAGVAAGGSDAIASYESAPPDKYALPGGLSKPPHQPHIENFLDAIRGKAKLTCDARHALESEAPIYWVNPAAESKEIIKFTDEHLHT, from the coding sequence ATGAATACCGAGGTTACTTCCACACTCTCCCGCCGCGACTTCATCACCAAGGGGGCCGCAGGTGCCGGCCTCATGATGGGCGCACCATCCATTCTCAAGGCAGGACCCGCCGGAACGGCAGACGATCCGGTTCGCGTTGGTTTTATCGGCTGTGGCAAACAGCACGAAGTTCTTTTCAACGCGATGGTCAACATCCCCGGCATCAAGTATGTCGCTGCGGCCGACATCATGAAAGACCGTCTGGGGCGGACTTTCGGTGCCATTCGCGGTCGCTTCGACACTAGCATCAAACGCTACCTGAGCGTCGAGGAAATGCTGGAAAAAGAAGCGGACAACATGGATGCCGTCTTTGTCGCCACACCTGACTTCTGGCATGCGCCGCATACGGTCATGGCACTTGAAGCCGGGGTGCACGTCTACTGCGAAAAGATGATGTCCAACACCCTCGAGGGTGCCCGCAGCATGGTCGATGCCATGGATCGCACCGGTAAGCTCTGCCAAATTGGACACCAACGCCGGAGCAATCCCCGTTACCAGTTCACTCTGGAGGAACTGATCAAAAAGCACAAAATCTGCGGCCAGATCATCAACATCAACGGTCAGTGGAATCGCGCGCTGAGTTCATCCCAGGATATTGTTTCCAAGCCGTCCATTCTTCCCGAAGCTGACGTGCTCAGGGAGGCAGGCTTCAACAACGGCACGGACAAGAAACTGACACAGGAAGAACTCCGCCACCGCTTCCTCAACTGGCGCTTCTACAAAGCACTTTCCGGCGGTCCGATCTCCGACCTGGGCGCTCACCAGATCGACATCTTCAACTGGTTCCTCGATGCCCGGCCCACCTCGGTCATGGCCTCCGGTGGTCGCAGCTACTTCAAGGACCGCGAACACTTCGATAACGTCATGTGTGTCTTCGACTACGAAACACCACAAGGCAATGCCCGCGCGTTTTATCAGGTGCTCACCACCACCAGTGCCGGTGGCGGTTACTACGAGTCCTTTATGGGCACGGACGGCACCATCGAGATCTCCGAACGCGAAGCCTACACCAACATCTACAAAGAGTCCGGTGCCGACGGCGCAAAGTGGGACGAACTGGTCAGCCGCGGTTATTTGAAGAAGGAAGCAGCCGGTGTCGCCGCCGGTGGCAGCGATGCGATTGCGTCCTACGAATCCGCTCCGCCGGACAAATATGCGCTTCCCGGCGGCCTCTCCAAGCCCCCGCACCAGCCGCACATCGAAAACTTCCTCGACGCGATTCGCGGAAAGGCCAAGTTAACCTGTGATGCGCGCCATGCTCTCGAATCCGAGGCCCCAATCTATTGGGTCAACCCTGCTGCGGAGAGCAAGGAAATCATCAAATTCACCGACGAACATCTACACACCTAA